A region from the Danaus plexippus chromosome 26, MEX_DaPlex, whole genome shotgun sequence genome encodes:
- the LOC133319703 gene encoding piggyBac transposable element-derived protein 2-like, which produces MPDLGAASNVVVRLSKQIPNFVNHILYFDNFYTSLGLLTYLRSRGIYSLGTVRVNRVPNCKLSSDAILQQKKVDRGYSEEFVGTAYGIDISSVLWNDTKTVRLLSTYVGVKPFASKNINKQISKVTRWDRKKKTHYDIDCPQIIKEYNRHMGGVDLMDGLLGRYHIRMKTRKWTNRIFYHMVDVAMVNAYILYHRLHPHADKIELPTFRTQVAESLCVCGTIPVKRSVGRPSNTTPPPKIPTAKRAYLPTDDIRYDQIGHWCVFRDRSGKKQCKYPKCKSETQAYCTKCNLSLCSSTTKTCFYDFHNK; this is translated from the coding sequence ATGCCAGATCTTGGGGCTGCGTCAAATGTTGTAGTTCGCTTGTCAAAACAAATACCAAATTTCGTAAATCACATCCTATACTTCGATAATTTCTACACGTCCCTTGGCCTGCTTACGTATCTCCGAAGTAGAGGAATTTACAGTTTGGGAACTGTGCGAGTAAACAGAGTACCCAACTGTAAATTGTCTAGCGATGCAATTTTGCAACAGAAAAAGGTTGATCGTGGTTACTCAGAAGAGTTTGTAGGTACTGCATATGGTATTGATATATCCTCTGTGCTATGGAATGATACGAAAACTGTGCGCCTATTGTCTACCTACGTTGGAGTAAAACCATTTGCGtctaaaaacataaacaaacaGATTTCAAAAGTAACACGTTGGGatagaaaaaagaaaaccCACTATGACATTGACTGTCCACAAATCATCAAAGAATATAATCGGCATATGGGGGGTGTCGATTTGATGGATGGCTTATTAGGCCGTTATCATATTCGTATGAAAACCCGGAAATGGACCAACcgaattttttatcatatggTCGACGTGGCAATGGTGAATGCTTATATACTTTATCATCGGTTGCATCCCCATGCAGATAAAATTGAGTTGCCAACGTTCAGAACACAAGTCGCAGAATCACTCTGCGTGTGCGGCACTATTCCAGTAAAACGAAGCGTTGGCCGACCATCCAATACGACACCGCCACCAAAGATACCAACAGCGAAACGAGCCTATCTGCCAACCGATGATATTCGTTATGACCAAATTGGCCACTGGTGCGTTTTTAGGGATCGGTCTGGCAAGAAGCAGTGCAAATACCCTAAATGTAAATCGGAAACTCAAGCATACTGCACTAAATGCAATCTATCTTTGTGCAGTTCAACAACAAAGACATGCTTTTAtgattttcataacaaatag